The Leptodactylus fuscus isolate aLepFus1 chromosome 1, aLepFus1.hap2, whole genome shotgun sequence nucleotide sequence ATTGTTGGTGTGTAAAGGTCTTTCTTTTCAATTACAATTCgccaagttaaagggattgtccagctttCTGATTCTGATAACAGATTCTAATAAGAGTTCAACAATAGCAGATCGGTGGCAGAGCAGTCTACTTGGGAAAGCCCTTCAGGGGGTGATACTCAAACAGTAGATTGTGTCAAAATTTTAAGTGATCTTTTGGGGGGGTGTATTACAGAAAAGTGTGTGACTAAGTATAAATAGAGTGGCGCAGTTGCTATGTACAGAGACAATAGCAGTTTAGCATTACCTGTGAGTTGCTATTCCCCTTTCCGACACACTCCCATTCCCACACTACGGCAACATTTCGGTATCCCACACAGAATATAACAGCTTACATTCCCACCCAGCATTCACCATCATAGATCCCCTTCCCCCAGTACTCCCAGTAGGCAGCACCTGACTTACCATTAATTTAAATGTGAAAATCCAAGTATGTCACAGCAATTGATGCATTGTGTATGTAGCAAGAATGCATTGTGTATGGGGGCCCTCTACTTGGTATTTAGCAGATAATCATATAACAAGTCACAACATATAACACAATAAAGAAGCTACATTAATACTTTCCATTAGGTTATTTCCTTCTATTTCTTTCACAGTGTTGGGACATATCGTGGACTTCTACTGGATAACACTACTAGATTTACCTACAAGGGGAAACCTGTCTATAACTTTGTCTGTACCAGCACATTTACTGAGTACACAGTGGTTGATGACATTTGTGTAGCTAAGATACACAAGGATGCCCCACTGGATAAGGTCTGTCTCATGGGCTGTGCATTCCCCACTGGATATGGTTCTGCTGTGAAAATTGCTAAGGTAAGTGGTAGATTTAGCTCTAGTTATATACATTACCaattaagttaaagggattgaTCAACTCAGAATGGCCTAACAAGTCAAAGTATGGGCTTGACAGTAAACAATTCCCCATGATTATCATTAGATGATACCCAATATACCCAGGTCATGCTGTTGTTTTAAGAACCTAAGCTTGTGTGCCTGAGCACTTTCTGACATTAATCATTCTATGATTATTCTCTTTAATTTCTTCATCAGACATAGTAAAGAAAACATTTTAACTTTATTTTGCAGAAActttatatttactgtatatattttatttaattagGGCTAGTCACTTGTGTACAGTATTTCAAGGTTTTATTGCTTCTGGTAATTCATTGCGTGCACGGACTTACAATGACACGGGATAGGAATAGAAAATGGTAAGCTCTGGAAGTGGCAGCGGTTGGTAGAGAGCAGAGATAGTCTTGTGATATTAGTTACTACCATATGTTTCCAGTGCTTCATTTTGAGACCCATTGTCTTTGTCACAAATGTGGAATACAGGACAAGAGCAGagaagctgaggccccatgttgcagaaacgctgctttttttgttgcgtttttttgagccaaagccagtggtGGTTTGAGCAGAAAAGAGAACTATAAGAACTTAGtatgtatttcccattacttttgtagcgaCTCtaggctttggctgaaaaaaaaaaaaaaaaaaaaaggcaacaaaatctgcaacaaaaaaagctgcatttccgcaacatgggccctcagccttaggctagggccccagAGGACATCCCCAGCAGTAAAGCACTGTACGAAAAACCGGggtggcaacgcattgcggttctttctgcagtgctttaaacagaaagttcacagagttttcctccgcaaactttctgttacaattatacctatgaagaaACCACTGGTTTTTCCGTGTgtttaattgatatgctgcgatttccaaaaccaacccAGTTCACacagcagtttttaccacaaattgGGCAtgcgattctagcgaatcccatccactttagccgtaatggaaaatgctgcaatttttcacgcagtgtttccgccgcgggcaaatcacagcgtttccgtcctgtggggccccggccttaaagtgatTTTTCCAGGAGCGATCAGCTGGTTGAAATTACCATTGTGCTGAGTGCCACTTCTACTCCACAGGCCTGTGACATTGCATTTATGAGTCACATGACCTATTTGCATCACAGTCCTATCCAAATAaaggggactgagctgcaataataAGCAGacacactatacaatgtacagcactctGAACAGTACGTAGTGAAGACGCTGCAGCACTGCGGTCTCTTGAAACAGCTGATTCATGAggttgggggtctgacatccacaTTACAACATCAGTGACCTGTCCTGGTATATGTTGGCAGcatataaataaagattattatttttaGCTTTGGAAAGTCTCTTTAAAACCACCTCTAAATGAAGCATCTGGAAATAGAGGAAGGGATAGATGAGAACAGATTAGTTCCATAGTCAATAAATGCAGCGGGAACGTGCCGCATCTGTGTCTTGTCCATTCAGAGAAAAGAATAGGACCCCCTTCTAATCAGTAGTAGTCCCAGTGattggacccccaccagtcagataGCTAGCTTTATTCTGCTTATAGGTGATGATCTTAAAAGTTGAACCAGCTCATTTATTTATATAGGTAGGCGTAATCGATTGGTTAACACAGTTCTAATAAAGGTTGTAAATTGTACATACCATTTACATCCCGATGATCTCATAATAAGTAATGTAGAGTTTTATGTTAATACATCACCAGTAGTTGGAACAATGTCTCTACTATTTTACTTATTACAGGTTAAACCCGGCTCTTCCTGCGCAGTATTTGGTCTCGGGGGAGTTGGATTGCCTGTAGTTATTGGATGTAAAGTAGCTGGTGCTTCCAGGATTATTGGAATTGATACAAACCCTAATAAGTTTGCAAAAGCAAAGGAGTTTGGTGCCACTGAATGTATCAACCCCAAAGATTATGACCGTCctatccatgaagtggtggcagAAATGACTGGTGACGGAGCAGACTATGCCTTTGAGGTTGTTGGAGAAACTGGGCTCATGGTATGTTGATGACATAACAATGGAATATTAGGATTACCTTTTTATGTAATGTTAAATGGTGGCCatcatttttttgaaaatttgggtcCCACACTAATATAAGCTGCATTGTAACCATGGCTTTAATGCTGAATTGTGTTTTATCTGTCTTTCCAATAGGTGTCTGCTCTATTATCTAGTCATTTTGGCTGTGGAAAAACTGTTATTATAGGTGTACCTCATGCAAATGATACCCTGACATTTGATCCATTGCTGCTGCTAACTGGGCGTGTTTTGGCTGGAGCTATATTTGGTGGTAATGTATTATTTAAAATAACCTCTTTCTCTGACCTCAAGCATCATAATTCATATGCAAAGGTTGTGTCATCGGTGAAGACTTTACTTGTGTTATACAGCAGATCTTCCATCTTTGGTGGGCAACTGCTCACACATAATTCATTGGGCAACAGTAGGCAGGCCACACACAAGGTAGTCTCTGTAAATGGGGTATACATTTGTCAGTTGGCATAAGGAGCTTTTCAAGTACAGGCAATGAACCTTACAAcagttaaaaataatttttatactaATAATCTATTTTCAGTATAGCTCATCaatcccttactaaactctcccctctataatctattctgaatgcagcggccaggctcatttatcagtctagatgctacagcgatgcctccggtctgtgccagtcactacattggctgcctattcattatagaataaaatataaagttatcaccctcatccacaagactctccataatgctgcacctgaCTACATTTCCTCCCACATCTCTGTCTATTGCTCAACCCatgttctctgttcactcaatgacataagacttacatcctgtattatcagaACCTGCCactctcatatacaagacttctcccaagttgcactcctcctctgtaatgctctatccATGACATATTTTTTCAGACAGGTCTATTACAATTCATGTAAACCCatccgtactgtaattagaatccctaaaatgaaccctcctttGCTCCCACTCacacattaccccacacaatatgatgccatttcaggctaactttatatgtccagacacaatctgcatgttaaaggacaggactggtgatggctcatacagttctatgtttgtgtaatgacagtaacctctattacagaattgtctgaccactgtgtaAGCAATGCTGCctccaatgctgcccctgctacctcttctgtcatcctctctacctcatagattgtaagctcttgtgagcagggccctcagtcccattgtgtgaagtgactatttctttgtaatgtctctttttgtctgtacttgaaccctacaaattgtacagtgctgcagaatatgttggcactatttaaataaaatgtattattatttttattattatcaaTATCACATCAGCAGGAGTTCCATACCTGTCTCCCCCAATAATTAGCTGTTCCCTGCAGTCAATGACATTGGAACTATACCGTGGATGCAGACACCTACTCCTGGCTCCAGGCATTGTAATGTGGCAGTGTCAGGTTAGCTCCCATTCACTAAGTGCTGCCTCCTTAAAGTAAAAAATGACCAATCCTGATGTGTGGTAGCCAGATGTGAAAATGGGTGCTTTGACAAAGGTAGTCACACCCTGGGTGCACCAAACAGTTCACTTGCATCGGATTAAAGCTAAGGCTTCGCATacaaaaaaattctgcttttcCTCTAGTACaactgacatgctgagattttcaaaaacatgggcGTTTTCGAAACCACAGCTTTCccacagttgatttttttttttcctgcaatgtattGATAGCATTAtttagaatctcattcactttcctgCAGCATTTGCACAGTggtaaaaatgctgcatttttgcaatgtggagctttagcctaaatcAATATATATTCTTCCTCATGATAATGGAAGACATGAAGCATAAAAGGGAAATGCTCTAGTATCTTTAATATACTTAACAAGAACTTTTGTTTGTTGGAACAGGTTTTAAGAGCAAAGATGATGTGCCGAAACTTGTGTGTGATTATATGAATAAGAAATTTGACTTGGATGGTCTGATAACCCACAAACTACCATTTGAGCAGATCAATAAGGGATTTGAACTTCTAGAGAAAGGAGAGAGGTATGATTTATGTGTTATAACAGTCcaaatgatatagatagatagatagatagatagatagatagatagatagatagatagatagataagtaatcACTATTTGATTGTGAATGCGAATCTGCCCCGACAAGGGAACCTATTTTAGTCAGGAAACTTCTCTTGTGCCTGGATGTAGGCCTATAAAGTGAACtcgtatagattatatatatatatatatatatattataaagtatAAAGTATATAGTATAAAGTTAGAATgctttatgtaatgatatggacCCCACAATTAGAATAAGATGAAGAGAGAAAAGGATTTGCGCAAGCctgcatccacagaagatctatgGTGAATTCTCCTAGAtataaggaacagaatcccagccaagttccttcaaaaactatgtgcaagtgtacctagaagaattgaagtgtttttgtttgttttttttaaggcaaaaagtggtcataccaaatattaatttgatttagatttttcttttattcTCTCACAATTTTTGCATATTTACTACACTTGATTGTGTCAGATCATCTGGGTTCTGCCACACAATGTATGTTTAGCTACAGTTGGGCTGGTGTGCAATTTTGCTTCAgtaaggccacattcacacaatTGAGTCCTGTCTAGGAAACAGAGATCTGGCTGTTCATGAGCTCACTGCATCAGAACTCACTATAACACAGTTAGTTCAATTCACACAGCTGAGTTCAGTCCAGGAAACACGTCTTGCACAAAAGCATGTTTACTGGATGGCACTCAGTTGTGTGAATACTgcataagggttggttcacatctgcttttgtattccatccagggagagtccgcatggagaccccctgaacagaatataaacgcaactgcaagcgctgtgctgtaaaagcacacggaacccaaagactataatggggtccatgagcttGCTGGTTCCCATAATGATCAGGAAGAAGGGGCCTTAAACCTCTTTGTGAATAAAGCACATGCATGAgtggctccattcacttctatgggactgtgggcattcctggcagccccatagaagagtGCTGGTCATGCAAGCGCACTGATGCTGAatttacaaggaggctttagaGGGAGTTTCAGTCCCCTGTCCTCCCAGACACTTAtcccttgtcctgtggatagaggataagtgtccataatgtcaCAACCCCCTTTAAGTAGAACCTGTCTGACAGTGTCCTCAAAAAGCAGCACATGATGCCATGTTCCAAAGACCTTCAAATAAAGATGTGAAACAGTCATTGAAGTCTACCAGTCTGAAAAGGGTTACAAGTCTAAGCTGGGAATTTTCCAAATAGTTCAAGACTTGGAACAGTGGAGAACCTTCCCAGGAGCACACCGCCTATGAACATTTTTACCAAATATGTATCAGTAACTCATCCAGGTCATGAAAGAATCCCAATAACATTCTAAAGAACTGCAGTCCTTACCAATCGGCACGACTGGGCTTGAAGGAATAGGGAGCCCAATGGCCAGCTGGAGTTGGCCAGGACCACACATTAATTGACACTGGTTGAGAAAGCCTCATTCACCGACCACTGAAGATATCATAGCTCCATCAACAGAGCTCAGCACTCATCCCTGCTACCTGTAGAGATCACTGTCTTGAATTCTTCAGGTAGCAGAGAGGACAGCCGATATCTGCTTCCAAAGATGTATTATATTTACAAAGGAGACACTGGCCTGGGTATCAGGCTTTCCCTTACTGCTGTCATGGGCTGTAGTGAGAACCCCtcaatggataaccccttttaggcatttatttttttcccgtggCTCTTTTCACTGAaaatccacagaggtttccggCCTTAAAGAGTTATCAATAAaagatctatgggggtccaacACTTCAGAGGTCCCGCTGATGCTCTGTTAGGAAGGACCGCAGCGCTTGTGCGAACACAATGAACACTTCAATATTTACATTGCACACTATTCTATTTTTTAGCAGGCATACGGTGTAGTTAAGTATAATCCCAGCACAGGAAATATTTCTTTATGGATGGACAAATATATTTACACTTAATATGTCATGCAGTGATCTTTAAAAAGAGAAAGATAGATTTACTCTAAATAATGATTCTACTGTATATGTGCTGTAGAAATTTATAACCATTGTATTTTCTTTCTAGTATCCGTACAGTATTGAGTTTTCCAAGAGCCTAGTCCTGGTTGACATCTAGCGATGAAATCCCTAATCTGCCTGCAAGATGTAATATTCATTTATCACAGGAAAAGGTTTTtaccttctatcatataactgaAAAGCATAATGTTACAGAATATGGTTGGTATAAACTGTATCTTCAATACATCAAATCTTATTTAGCTAAAGCTACACATACGGGTACagttactaatcctgtgtaatagctTCACAGTAtaaatttttgttaaataaaagtTTGATGCACAATGTCGTATAAGTCTCCTTCTTGGTAAGCCACTCACCTTTCCATTAAACTCTGCCCCTTGTAAGTTAAAGCACAAAAAAATCTAACATAAACTAGTTTAAACTTTTTGGCACAAACGGTGCAAGAATTCTGgctcattttattaaaaaatctgccccaatatgttTAGAACCATATGTCTTTCCCCAATGTTTCTTGATAAGACACATTGAGCCATATTGAgtgtggttattagagatgagcgagtagtgaaatattcgagattcgatattcatttcgagtagagcctcaatatttgactactctgtcgaatcccattatagtctatggaaaaaaatgctagtttaagggaaaccactattagactaaagaagagtcaccaagtccacgagtagcaggaagagagtgtttaggaggagcgctgtgcagttaaagcgcacggaccccattatagtctatgtatatGCTTGCAGTTTCGCTGATATTCCGTCTGAGGGGGGGTTCCTCCTGCgaactccttccagacgggaggcaagcactaatgtgaagcggcccttactcgtcctgcagacccagcattgattggctgaatgctagacactgtatggcattcggcaaatcaatgctggttctgcagcaggttcatccttgctagtcgggagagctggcagcttgcgtttatgcgggagcttactttttctcatagaaatgcattgactaacgttgattggccagtgtacagcattcggccaatcaacgctggttctgccggaggctcatctgtgaggaggcggagactaagatcgaccacagcagtctctattgtggtccgatcttagactccgcctcctcacagacgaggctccggcagaaccggcgttgattgacctaatgctgtacactgtatagaattcggccaatcaacgctggtcaatgcattcctagctTATCCATGTGGACCAACCTACATTAACAGGTTCCATTCAGCGGCTGAACCTGTCACCCTTATCTTCTATGTTGATGCATCACTAAAGACCTTGTTTGTTTTTGCTCACTACATTATAGGCTCGCATGCTCAGGTTGCTTTCTTATGAGCCATTTCCTGTAAATTGACTGGCACAGTTCACTCACAGGTCAGACAttaatcatttaaaggggttgtcccaaaacaaggatcctatctatactgctagtttaaatacattgctttatcaaatctgctttgtttggtgtgctatcttaatttattcacttcattgtttacatgcatttctatgaccacggcccgttctgagcttatctgctcagtccccaagtgttAGGAAcagttctgagctgtgtatgtctctgccacagacaagcaacggagctcctcagataggggaggggggaggtgagagctctgggatttctgagatcttatctcctgctctttcacttatcagtcggtttaattgaatttggctgataagggctgagatagggagtccaatacctctatatgtattaaaaactgactcaaatcagcctctacatcagcttcatactgtggtaattcatttacaaccaatccctcattactgactgcaaacataggactagcctgctgcagaaccagcgttgatttgccgaatgacatacagtatatagcattcggcaaatcaatgctggttctgcagcaggctcgtcttttctagtcgggagagctggcagcttgcggttacgagggaagttactttttcttataggaatgcattgacccacattgattggctgaatgctatacagtgtacagcatttggccaatcaacgctggttctgccggaggctcatctgtgaggaggcggagtctaagatcagaccataaTGGctactgctgtggtccaatcttagactccgcctcctcacagacgagcctccggcagaaccagccttgattggcagaaagctgtacactggccaatcaacactggtcaatgcattcctatgaaaaaaagtcagctcccgcataaacgcaaggtGGCAGCtcccccgactagcaaggacgagcctgctgcagaaccagcgttgatttgccgaatgctatacagcattcagcaaatcaacgctggttctgaattgaatctttactgcaaatagcgatgGTATTTgaacaagtatgagtatttcgaataccgtagtatttgtttGAATACcaactcgattgaatactactcgctcatctctagttattatgcaTACACCCAATAGTAATTAATAGGATAAATGCACCATCCTATTCTTAAAATGGCCAATAATGGAAGGTCACCCAACACATCTAGCATGCTACCTCCATAAAACACACTGCTATTGCACTAGTTTTTCTGTGCAAGTGCAGGTGAAAGGCTGATATCAAGATGACAGATACTTTTATCTGGGAACTGGTGCACACACAATGCATTTCCAGGTATGTTGTCAGGGCAGAAGGTCTGGCATAACAAGGTAATGTGGCTTTTTATTGTAATAAAACAGTACAGAACTAAAACTGATACCGTATGTCAGTAAACTGCTCCTATTTCACAAACACTTGCAAAAACCATGTTTTATCAAAAAGGCCAATTCTTTTACACATAAGTATGGCTCCTCACCTCAAGCATCTCTTTTCCCacctgttagggggcattcacactaccgttggcgTCCGACAACAGTGTCCATAGCTACTGTCCGTTCgaaattttagcaacagacactagctgtgtccgttacaatttccattaatttcaatgggattttatctgttgtcctttagtgttcttaaaggggttatcccatgaaaagcatcctatctatactgctagtttgtgtggatttaagacatttcctaaatacattgctttatcaatacTGCTATGTTTGGCCGctttcttaatttattcacttcattgttgacattgcgattctatggccactggacttatctgctcagttcccaagtgacgtagctgcctgctctcaggggggagggaggggctcagtgctggga carries:
- the LOC142217522 gene encoding alcohol dehydrogenase 1-like, with the translated sequence MATAGKVIKCKAAICWGPKQPLSIEEIEVAPPKAHEVRIKIVASGICRSDHHALSGELGDVKYPVILGHEGAGIVESIGEGVTNVQPGDKVIPLCVPQCGKCRCCINPDSNLCYKHDVGTYRGLLLDNTTRFTYKGKPVYNFVCTSTFTEYTVVDDICVAKIHKDAPLDKVCLMGCAFPTGYGSAVKIAKVKPGSSCAVFGLGGVGLPVVIGCKVAGASRIIGIDTNPNKFAKAKEFGATECINPKDYDRPIHEVVAEMTGDGADYAFEVVGETGLMVSALLSSHFGCGKTVIIGVPHANDTLTFDPLLLLTGRVLAGAIFGGFKSKDDVPKLVCDYMNKKFDLDGLITHKLPFEQINKGFELLEKGESIRTVLSFPRA